The Podospora bellae-mahoneyi strain CBS 112042 chromosome 7, whole genome shotgun sequence genome includes a window with the following:
- the ADE13 gene encoding adenylosuccinase ade13 (COG:F; BUSCO:EOG09261VD2; EggNog:ENOG503NU0G): MSSYDKYVTPLSTRYASQEMMTIFSARERASTWRQLWVWLAEAERELGLPIPEDAIREMRENVRVSDEAFDKAREYEAKFRHDVMAHVHAYGEDAPKAAGHIHLGATSCYVTDNADLIFQKKALDLILPKLAKVIQNLQVFALKYKDLPTLGFTHYQPAQLITVGKRAAQWIQELMMDLEDIETVRDRLQFRGAQGTTGSQATFLELFEGNADKIVQLNEILCKKAGFPSAYPISTQTYTRKVDLRVANAVCALGATAQRICSDIRHLANLKEMEEPFEKSQIGSSAMAYKRNPMRSERITALGRKLARLPADFTATFETQWFERTLDDSAIRRMDIPEMFLLADSILLALDNVTNGIVLYPSVIRSRIDQELPFMATESILMKLATHGVSRQEAHEEVRVLSHQASDVVKQQGGRNDLLERIKKTEFFRPVWGDIDSLVDPKLFIGNCPKIVEDYCNGEVAAKLANYKESLDKASTAQLSI, from the exons atgtccAGCTACGATAAATATGTC ACCCCCCTCAGCACCCGCTACGCCTCCCAAGAGATGATGACCATCTTCTCTGCCCGGGAGCGTGCGTCAACCTGGCGCCAGCTCTGGGTTTGGCTTgccgaggcggagagggagctggGCTTGCCGATCCCCGAGGATGCGATCCGGGAGATGAGGGAAAATGTGAGGGTGAGCGATGAGGCGTTTGACAAGGCGAGGGAGTATGAGGCCAAGTTTAGGCATGATGTGATGGCGCATGTGCATGCTTATGGTGAG GATGCGCCAAAGGCTGCTGGACATATCCATTTGGGGGCTACGAGTTGTTATG TGACCGACAATGCCGATCTCATCTTCCAGAAGAAGGCTTTGGACCTCATTCTTCCCAAGCTCGCTAAGGTTATCCAGAACTTGCAGGTGTTTGCCCTCAAGTACAAGGACTTGCCTACCCTCGGTTTCACTCACTACCAGCCT GCCCAGCTCATCACCGTTGGCAAGCGTGCTGCCCAGTGGATCCAGGAGCTGATGATGGACCTCGAGGACATCGAGACTGTCCGTGACAGACTTCAGTTCCGTGGCGCCCAGGGCACCACCGGTTCCCAGGCTACCTTCTTGGAGCTCTTCGAGGGCAACGCCGACAAGATTGTCCAACTCAACGAGATCCTCTGCAAAAAGGCTGGCTTCCCTTCTGCCtaccccatctccacccaAACCTACACCCGCAAGGTCGATCTCAGAGTCGCCAACGCTGTCTGCGCTCTTGGTGCTACTGCCCAGCGCATCTGCTCCGACATCAGACATTTGGCCAAcctgaaggagatggaggagccTTTTGAGAAGAGCCAGATTGGCAGCTCCGCCATGGCTTACAAGAGAAACCCCATGAGATCGGAGCGTATCACTGCTCTTGGCCGCAAGCTGGCCCGTCTGCCTGCCGACTTTACTGCCACTTTTGAGACTCAGTGGTTTGAGAGAACTCTTGATGACAGCGCCATCCGCCGCATGGATATCCCCGAGATG TTCCTCCTTGCCGACTCCATCCTCCTTGCCTTGGACAATGTTACCAACGGCATTGTCCTCTACCCAAGCGTCATCCGCTCCCGCATCGACCAGGAGCTCCCCTTCATGGCCACCGAGTCCATCCTCATGAAGCTCGCCACCCACGGTGTTTCCAGACAGGAGGCCCACGAGGAGGTCCGtgtcctctcccaccagGCTTCCGATGTCGTCAAGCAGCAGGGTGGCCGCAACGACCTTCTCGAGCGCATCAAGAAGACCGAGTTCTTCCGTCCCGTCTGGGGCGATATCGACAGCCTTGTCGACCCCAAGCTGTTTATCGGCAACTGCCCCAAGATTGTCGAGGATTACTGCAACGGCGAGGTCGCCGCTAAGTTGGCCAACTACAAGGAGTCGCTGGATAAGGCTTCTACTGCTCAGCTTTCTATTTAG
- the HEM1 gene encoding mitochondrial 5-aminolevulinate synthase (COG:H; BUSCO:EOG09261NLR; EggNog:ENOG503NVHY): protein MDSVLRQSKAMCPFMKKATAAGLRAMTTAARPAASPCGGTISKLQTLARRCPVMGKAMAVQSARIGHAGIPGVAGRAMSTVSAHGKTSKAKIHTSGAQEAQAVEGAIFNGREKVPLPPRIPTKAQAVANPLTAARTAAPVTHNGTKFDYEGFYNNELEKKHKDKSYRYFNNINRLAKEFPRAHMSTREEKVTVWCANDYLGMGRNPHVLKAMHETLDEYGAGAGGTRNISGHNRHAVELEATIAKLHAQEAALVFSSCYVANDATLATLGSKMPDCVILSDSLNHASMIQGIRHSGTKKVIFKHNDVKDLEEKLAALPLHVPKIIAFESVYSMCGSIGPIEEICDLAEKYGAITFLDEVHAVGMYGPHGAGVAEHLDFEAHAQGKPRGTIMERIDIITGTLGKAYGCVGGYIAGSAKLVDTVRSLAPGFIFTTSLPPAVMAGARAAIEYQMNYNGDRRLQQLHTRAVKEALGERDIPVIPNPSHIIPILVGNAELAKQASDKLLQDHQIYVQSINYPTVPVGQERLRITPTPGHTKEYRDHLVGAIQTIWEELGIKRTSEWAAEGGFIGVGEPNAAAEEPLWTDEQLGIAEAARTIEQEAKTTTTRGGLTERLLEREMEGLQTASAAA, encoded by the exons ATGGACTCCGTTTTGCGCCAGTCCAAGGCCATGTGCCCCTTCATGAAGAaggccaccgccgccggcctcCGCGCCATGACGACGGCTGCCCGCCCCGCCGCCTCGCCGTGCGGTGGCACCATCTCCAAGCTGCAGACCCTCGCCCGTCGCTGCCCCGTCATGGGCAAGGCTATGGCTGTCCAGTCGGCTCGCATTGGCCATGCCGGCATTCCCGGTGTTGCTGGCCGGGCCATGTCGACTGTCTCTGCCCACGGAAAGACGAGCAAGGCAAAGATTCACACGAGCGGTGCTCAGGAGGCGCAGGCTGTCGAGGGCGCCATTTTCAATGGCCGCGAGAAGG TCCCGCTTCCTCCTAGAATCCCAACCAAAGCGCAAGCCGTTGCCAACCCCTTGACTGCTGCCCGCACCGCCGCGCCGGTGACGCACAATGGCACCAAGTTCGATTACGAGGGCTTCTACAACAATGAGCTTGAGAAGAAGCACAAGGACAAGTCGTATCGCTACTTCAACAATATCAACCGTCTCGCAAAGGAGTTTCCCCGCGCCCACATGTCAAccagggaggaaaaggttaCTGTCTGGTGCGCCAACGACTACCTCGGCATGGGCCGCAACCCCCACGTTTTGAAGGCGATGCACGAGACATTGGACGAGTACGGTGCTGGCGCCGGTGGTACGAGAAATATTTCCGGACACAACAGGCACGCGGTGGAATTGGAGGCAACGATCGCCAAGCTGCACGCTCAGGAAGCAGCGCTGGTCTTCAGCTCGTGCTACGTGGCCAACGATGCCACGCTCGCGACGCTGGGGAGCAAGATGCCAGACTGTGTCATCTTGTCAGACAGCCTGAACCACGCCTCGATGATCCAGGGTATCCGCCACTCTGGGACCAAGAAGGTCATCTTTAAGCACAACGACGTAAAGgatctggaggagaagctcgcGGCGCTGCCGCTGCACGTCCCTAAGATCATCGCCTTTGAGTCCGTCTACAGCATGTGCGGATCCATTGGCCCCATTGAGGAGATTTGCGACCTGGCTGAGAAGTACGGCGCCATTACTTTCCTCGACGAGGTGCACGCGGTGGGCATGTACGGGCCACACGGCGCCGGTGTAGCGGAGCACCTCGACTTTGAGGCGCACGCGCAGGGCAAGCCTCGCGGCACCATTATGGAGCGTAttgacatcatcaccggtACTCTGGGTAAGGCTTACGGCTGCGTTGGCGGGTACATCGCCGGCAGCGCCAAGCTGGTCGACACAGTGCGCTCTCTTGCGCCCGGGTTCATCTTTACCACCTCTTTGCCACCTGCTGTCATGGCTGGTGCTCGGGCGGCGATTGAGTATCAGATGAACTACAATGGCGACCGCCGTTTGCAACAACTACACACCCGGGCTGTCAAGGAGGCCCTCGGGGAGAGGGACATCCCTGTGATTCCCAACCCGAGCcacatcatccccatcctaGTCGGCAACGCCGAGCTGGCCAAGCAGGCGAGTGACAAGCTCCTGCAGGACCACCAGATTTACGTCCAGAGCATCAACTACCCCACCGTTCCTGTCGGTCAGGAGCGTCTGCGGATTACGCCCACCCCCGGCCACACCAAGGAGTACCGCGACCACCTCGTCGGGGCCATCCAGACGATCTGGGAGGAGCTCGGCATCAAGCGGACGAGCGAGTGGGCTGCCGAGGGGGGTTTCATCGGGGTTGGGGAGCCGAAcgcggcggccgaggagcCGCTGTGGACGGACGAGCAGCTTGGTATtgccgaggcggcgaggacgaTTGAGCAGGAGGccaagacgacgacgactcgGGGTGGGCTGACGGAGCGGTTGCTGGaaagggagatggaggggttgcagACGGCGAGCGCAGCTGCTTAA
- a CDS encoding hypothetical protein (EggNog:ENOG503P4VQ) yields the protein MESVEDSGGDGSSKKPTKGPRACGTCALAKCKCEPGSGPLGKCERCERLKKKCTKQIPAPPRRRRKDRKLTRVAELERRLEALTEQIAAGGGRAGAGGSSGKSETPGSASTGEGLENHHHSSLGGSELDGQQPLPAISPDYHHSTSSGPKISVTNHHFTQAPWNGESFEALLPPSELKFSPILSNHQTPQYGHHHHHHQHQHHPQHQQTLGGLAVSAAGSVMPDAMMTSASPPSHPSPMTSSNASDSIWPEGQEAEDLLQEYRSHMQHLYPFALVPPNLSAHQMKEQRPFFWKGVMVEACHHDGRRQMALGDQLLRDISVAAFQQSSQKGQPSLGAGLDLLQGAQVLLAWYHYNLVAAKTTNLLFLIRSFTASLKFEVLDAQEQKNAIAGLGGQPRSEEALERMRAFAGTYYLVTVAFTTSHCPDQLMPSPYLMRCCKVLITEKSSPDDELVVHLVRVQRVSQHISMNLANWYKKPLKERRPWNQVVENLRLFLHGEKKKVPKRIMENFSMKGHFIVAELLIYEGFLKTSGSIGGSSVTASSLPEDEDPSFKTSPSNGLGNDTPSSHSSNSRPASVIPLQDRLDILMKCVRLVKEYMHARTASDQSDYPRFISMSSFDLTYVFVRMLKLMTLSLPGWDVRTVRREFDGYLERHIKDMEHTAGRRKKRSRTMTGASNYNSPSDVYRTPQGVVGGGGSGMGGSQQGQEREREDPFAQLARKIRELKKAFDQDLQDGQSTAQLAETTAQLAELYEKAPMTLADATATLVQEISQDLGTDSWDGGAMDYDWNPGMWGGDFGFEMDGFWS from the exons ATGGAGTCTGTAGAGGATagcggcggtgatggctcctccaagaagcccacCAAGGGCCCGAGGGCATGCGGGACCTGTGCGCTTGCAAAATGCAAGTGTGAGCCTGGTTCTGGCCCGTTGGGAAAGTGTGAACG ATGCGAACGTCTCAAGAAGAAATGCACCAAACAGATTCCGGCTCCGCCTCGCCGACGGCGAAAGGACCGCAAGTTGACCCGCGTGGCCGAGCTTGAAAGACGTCTCGAGGCCCTCACAGAGCAGATAGCGGCCGGAGGCGGTCGTGCCGGTGCCGGGGGGAGCTCAGGAAAGTCTGAAACACCAGGCAGCGCCAGCACCGGTGAAGGGCTCGAGAACCACCATCACTCCTCTCTTGGAGGCTCTGAACTTGATGGccagcaacccctcccagCCATCTCACCAGACTATCATCACAGCACCAGCAGTGGCCCCAAGATCTCTGTCACGAACCACCATTTCACGCAAGCACCATGGAACGGCGAGTCATTCGAGGCCCTCTTGCCACCGAGCGAGCTCAAGTTTTCACCTATTCTTAGCAACCACCAAACACCTCAGTatggtcatcatcatcatcatcatcaacaccagcatcaccctcagcaccagcaaACCCTGGGCGGCCTGGCCGTATCAGCGGCAGGTTCTGTCATGCCAGACGCCATGATGACCTCTGCCTCTCCGCCTTCTCACCCCTCGCCAATGACATCCTCCAATGCTTCAGACTCGATCTGGCctgaaggccaagaagccgaAGATTTGCTTCAGGAGTACCGCTCCCACATGCAGCATCTCTACCCCTTTGCTCTAGTCCCACCAAACCTGAGTGCCCATCAAATGAAGGAACAACGGCCCTTTTTCTGGAAAGGGGTCATGGTTGAAGCGTGCCATCACGATGGAAGGAGACAAATGGCACTGGGAGACCAGCTGCTGAGAGACATCAGCGTGGCAGCCTTTCAGCAGAGCAGCCAAAAGGGCCAGCCGTCGCTGGGGGCGGGGCTGGACTTGCTTCAAGGGGCGCAGGTGCTGCTGGCGTGGTATCATTACAATTTGGTGGCGGCCAAGACGACGAACCTGCTGTTTTTGATTCGGAGCTTTACGGCGAGTTTGAAGTTTGAGGTTTTGGATGCTCAAGAGCAGAAGAATGCCATTGCGGGTCTGGGAGGGCAGCCCAGATCGGAGGAGGCATTGGAGAGAATGAGGGCGTTTGCGGGGACGTATTATTTGGTTACTGT AGCCTTCACCACAAGTCACTGCCCGGACCAGCTCATGCCCTCGCCGTATCTGATGAGGTGCTGCAAGGTGCTGATTACGGAAAAGAGCTCGCctgatgatgagctggtgGTTCATTTGGTCAGGGTGCAGCGGGTGTCTCAGCACATTTCGATGAACCTGGCCAACTGGTACAAGAAGCCTTTGAAGGAGCGCAGGCCGTGGAATCAGGTGGTGGAAAACCTGAGGCTGTTTCTGcatggggagaagaagaaggtgccGAAGCGGATCATGGAGAATT TCTCGATGAAGGGCCACTTTATAGTCGCTGAACTCCTCATCTACGAAGGCTTCTTGAAAACCAGCGGCAGCATAGGCGGCTCATCAGTCACTGCATCCTCCCTGCCAGAAGACGAAGACCCCAGCTTCAAgacatccccctccaacggTCTCGGAAACGACACGCCCTCCTCGCACTCGAGCAACAGCCGCCCTGCCTCTGTCATCCCCCTGCAGGACCGCCTCGACATCCTTATGAAATGCGTCCGCCTGGTCAAGGAGTACATGCACGCCCGCACGGCATCGGATCAGTCTGACTATCCCAGGTTCATCTCCATGTCCTCGTTTGATCTCACCTATGTGTTTGTCAGGATGCTCAAGCTCATGACTTTGTCACTGCCAGGGTGGGACGTGAGGACAGTACGAAGAGAATTTGATGGGTACTTGGAGAGACATATCAAGGACATGGAGCACACTGCCGGacggaggaagaagaggagcaggACGATGACAGGGGCGAGCAACTACAACAGTCCGAGTGATGTTTACAGGACGCCacagggggtggtgggtggtggggggagtgggatgggggggtcgcagcaggggcaggagagggagagggaggatcCGTTTGCGCAGTTGGCAAGGAAGATTAgagagttgaagaaggcttTT GATCAAGATCTTCAGGATGGACAGTCGACGGCGCAACTTGCGGAAACGACAGCGCAGCTGGCGGAGCTGTATGAGAAGGCGCCGATGACGCTGGCGGATGCGACGGCGACGCTGGTGCAGGAGATAAGTCAGGATCTGGGGACGGATAgctgggatgggggggcgATGGATTATGATTGGAACCCGGGGatgtggggaggggattttgggtttgagatggatgggttttGGAGTTGA